GGCTTCTCTATCTCCACAGCTGTTCTCCTCCAATCATCCATAGAGATCTCAAATGTGACAACATCTTCATCAATGGTAACCAAGGTGAAGTCAAGATAGGTGACCTTGGACTCGCTGCCATTCTTCGTAAATCACATGCCGTTCGCTGTGTTGGTTGGTTCCctctttttaaaaactttattaacaacttaataataataataatgttttgaAACACTTTGGACCTACACATGTGGTTGTATGTTTATAGGAACCCCTGAGTTCATGGCTCCTGAAGTGTACGATGAAGAATATAATGAGCTGGTTGATGTATATGCTTTTGGAATGTGTGTACTAGAGATGGTCACATTTGATTACCCTTACAGTGAATGCACTCACCCTGCTCAAATCTACAAGAAAGTTACCTCGGTAAATTATTTTGACTCGATATCTTTTGTGAAgtcatgttttgtttttttattaacgtTGGTTACTATACAGGGGAAGAAGCCTGAAGCGTTTTACTTAGTGAAAGACCCTGAGGTACGCGAGTTTGTTGAGAAGTGTTTAGCTACTGTGACGTCTAGACTCACTGCTTTAGAGCTCTTACAAGACCCTTTCTTACAAGATGATGTGGATGAGTTCTACATGAGACCAACTGATTACTACAATGGTTATGATGAGTTCCTTAGACAGCCTCTCATCGACCACCCTCCTCTTTACCATGATGAGTCACAGATATGTGAGATCGATCTTTTCGCTCAAGATGATGAGGAAGAGTCCGACCATGTTGACATTTCGATTAAAGGGAAGAGAAACGGTAGTGATGGGATCTTCTTGAGGCTAAGAATCTCTGATGCAGAAGGTAATAAACGTTCCATGTTTTCGAATAGTTCTAGCTTGTAAGGTCTTGAAAGGGTTTGAACTTTGATGTTGTTCCAGGAAGGGTGAGGAACATTTACTTCCCGTTTGAGACAGATACCGACACTGCGTGGAGTGTAGCAGCTGAGATGGTGTCTGAACTCGACATAACGAATCAAGATGTTGCGAAAATCGCGGAGACGATCGATGCGGAGATTGCTGCATTGGTTCCTGACTGGAAAGTTAATAACAACGTGCGCAACAGCAACAACGAGGCAGGAGAGAAGTCTCACCATTACCATCATCAGTTCGAATGTTCTGACGACAGAAGCTGTTCTTCGGTTCACGGTAGGTTCGAGGAGATAAGTTACCAAGCGGAAGGACAAGAACAAGGAAGtggtgatgttgttgttgtctctGGAGAAGGTAATAACAACAGGATTCATTGCGCGGATATATGGGGTCTGAGAGATTCACGTTCTGAtggtggaggagaagaagagagctCGTTGAAGCCAAGGAGGAAGGTGGAAGGGGAGTGGTGGCCGGAGAATGAAATAAGGAGAGAGTTGAGATGGCTTAAGGCAAGGCATAAGAGGGTTAGAGATCATCAAACCATCTGTGAGAAACCAAGTTCAGCTTCGCCGCCTCTTCTTTATAGGGCGTTCTCACTTCCCGTTGACGCCGTGGATATATGAGATTGTAAATTCTAGTTACTATATTTTTATCTTGTAAcacttttaaattttgttattaatcTTTGGTTAAATATCCTTCAAACATTGCCTGAACTGGAGGCAGATCAGGAGTCTCTTCATGTTATTAAATCTTCGTTAATATGTGTGGTTTGGGGAAAATCCGGTTCGAaaaccatattatataaaaccGGTTCACTGATTGTCCTAAAACCGGATCAATTTTATGTTGTTAAACCCAACcttggcttcttcttcctcactctCTGCGCCGCGGTCTCTCTCGAGAAATCCATCTTCGTCTTTAGATCTTTTCCTCCCCCAAGCAAAGCTTCTTCGATCTTCCTCGTGTCTCTAAAAAAGTAAgtttcctgtttttttttttttggtaattatctATCCAGTGTCGACAAGTTCTGTGTCTGAATATCGATCTCAAAAGTAAAACATGATCTATAGTTCTAGATTTGTCGGAAAAATTCCAAATCGAACACCTTTTGTCCGGATCAAGCTTCTTCGATGTTCTTTCAGAAAATCAAAGTAGATCATAGTCGACGAAACATCTCATAGTTATTGAATCGTTTCACCTCGGAGTTGAAATCAGTAacatcgaaaaccctaattacaTCTgcgttttgatttgattcattccaGAAGCAATGGCGAGCTTGAGAGAACCGCCGAACGAGCAAGCCATCCTCAACATCTACGAATCCATGAGATCAGAGCTGAGCCAAATCTACTCCAACATAACCGACCTCGAGATGCAAGTCAGCGAGCACTCTCTCGTCGTCAACGCCATCCAGCCTCTCGACCAGTCCAGGAAATGCTTCCGCATGATCGGAGGCGTTCTGGTGGAGAGAACCATCAAAGAGGTGCTCCCAGCTGTCCACCGCAACAAGGAAGGTCTCGAAGAGGTCGTCAGGAAGCTGTACGAGacgttggagaagaagaagaaagatatgACGGAGTTTGAAGGTAAGTATAAGATCAGGCTTAGGAAACAGGACGAGTCCAAGGATGAAGGTAGTAATAAAAAGGAAGGTAATGCTCAAGGTGTTCTCGTTGGAGCTGCTAGTGCGAGCCAGTAAACACTCTTTCTTCTGTCGTTTTGCTTGCATCTTTTTTTGCTGGTGATGGTGTTACAATATCAGTAGATTGGAGAACCAAAACATTATCTTTATATTCAACATGAGAGTCTTACATCTTTTGCATCTTTTAACATTATCTTTATACTaaacaagaagaaaataaaacttagaCGATTGATTCCACATCATAAGTTCCATAGCTTGCaggatttgttttatatatccCCTTTAGCGTTAAGCCTAGCTGCGGCGGTAACAGAATCCGCCACACCACCTGGATAAGTTGACAGATTAGGGTTGTTCCTCAGCTCGGCGCTCACCACACCCTCTGCGTCCTGCTTTGTCACGGCTTTATCCTCCTGTAAGCGAGCTTGATTTTATTCTCGTCAAACTCTATAGGAGCGTTGTAATCAGCTGCGGACTGAGCTGAAGCGGCTACTCCACCAGGAGCGATGACGTTGTTGCTAGAAGCTCTAACTTCCGCCGCTTGAATCGCTGCTGCGTCGCTCTGATCCACTGGCTTCTTTCCAGCGGTGTGTACAGTTGCCTCCAACGCTTGTCCTATTGTTATCTTACTTTGCACACTCACCCCCGTTGCCGCTGTCGACACTGGCCTAGGTTCAACATATTGTCCAACGTCCTACACCATAAACAATCTTCAtcgttacaaaaaaaaaagatgattatATTGGGGAAATAAATTATGTTGGAAATGACTTGTAACCTGTACACCGATGGTTTCTTTAGTGACGCGTGCACCGGCGACGTCGGTTTGCTCCACAGAGACGCCTCGGTCCGGGTCGAGGTAGGTTGCGACACCTGGTTCGACGAAGCCAGCGCGTCTGTTGGCAGTGGCTGCAGACTGCATAGTGGCGGCTATACCGCCTTTTTGAGTGTGTCCCAAGACACTTGTCTCCTTTGCTTGCATCATCCTAGCATCCTCAGGCGCTATGGGCCTATCGGCGAGTTCGCCGGATACCTCAAAAACGTCGCCGTATTTGACCGGCTCTTGTGGCCTCTTTGGTTGCTCTTGTTGGCTCATATCTCTGTGTTATGGACTGTAGTGTGTGGAGAGATCGAAGTATAAAGAGAGGGACAAGGACTGTGGGACCAACGTTGTGAGATTATGACAGTTGTCAGTGAGAGTGACAGTGACACACGTGGTAGTTTCTAAGTTTAGAGCACGATGAGAAAGCTCGAAGAATGCGACCGACTGAGATGGATCTAATTTTATCCATTTATAAATTTGGTTGCTGTTCTCATGAGTTTTGCCAAGTGTGCCGTGGCAGCACAGGACATGTTTTAAGTTAaagacgaaaaaaaaaaaatatatatatatatatataaactttggTTGCTGTTCTCATGAGTTTTGCGATGGGTCGTGCTTCAGGTGGCCGTGAAGAATCAGTGGGGAGGCCACGATTCTCTCAAAAATCTCGAGAACTTGCTCATCTTCTTTTTCATCTCGTCTCTCAGTCAAATGGTTCGGTTTGCCTTGATTTCCCTTGAGAACTTCTTTAGGATCCGGAGAAACTAATATGATATCAGTTAATGTTACATAGTAGTGATCACGGTGGAGGAGATCTTCTACATGAAAGCTTGCCTCTTTCTTTCAACACATAGATTGAAGATTGGCAGCATGGAAGAGGCACTAGTTCATATTCACTATATATGAAATATAGATGGGTTTCTTGTAACCTAAGCTTTGATAATTGGGTAATTTGTTAGGTAGCTGAACGTTTGATGATTGTCCACGAAGAACATTTGCGtgttttaccaaaaagaaaaacattgttTGTGTGCTAGTCATTTTCATTTGTCTTTTTCTAAAGAAATGGTATCCATGTACTTGTACCAAGTGCTAACCCAGACTGACCCATATTCAGTAaaaagtgtttttattttattttcagtgaagctttaaagttatttttgttATGAACATGTCAAAATTTGCCGAATTTGACATGTTACGTAAATATAAATCATGTGGAGCCTACTGTTACTATGCATGCACAATAACtttactttttcatttttatataaatggtTTGTAACACaccatctcttctccttctaATAACACATTCTCTCTtgttatcagtgttatcttttctctacgggtataaaatttagTCTTATTTAAATTCATGCGATACCATAAAATTCcggttttttttataacacgttatcagcacaaTCGTTCTTcaatttgaaatacaaatggcaaacatcgagaaactccagttcccggcccTGAAAATAACTAGCGAAAATTACGTCGGATAGGTCACAAACGTGAAACCATATCTGGTGAtgaaaaagataaccgaaacaATTGTAATCGGTAACAAATCACCACCCGAacatatagccgaagcgataatcttcTTGAAGAAACATTTAGATGAAAATCTAACGCACGACTATGCAAGCATAGAAGACCCAGCTGAATTGTGGCAAGCTTTAAAAGAAAGGTTTGATAACCAGAGACAAGTCAACCTCCCTTACGCtctagaagagtggaaaaatctgaggttccaagaTTTTCAAAAGGTTGAGGATCACAATTCCGCTGTCCTGGGGATAGTTTCACTCCTGAAATATTGTGGTAATCTTATCTCTGAGGCATaaatgatgaataaaacatacaacacttttcacaaacagcttcacttcttgcccgaaatttacagaaaatgtagGTACACgagattttctgaattgatggttgcgctcatgttggctgaaaagaacaatgagctcttaattaaaaaccacaattcccaacCTACGGGAGCCAAAGCATTTCCTGAAGTGAATGCTACTGCGGTAAAAAATTCAGAAAGAAGGAACCAGACCAACCGAGGTTATGGTCGCCGTTTCAATAATAAACGTGGAAAAACTTACAATCCCAAATGGAAGGGATCTAACAAGTGGGTTAGATCCGAACAAGTTTCTAAGGGTAAAGAAACTCAAGAGGATACCACCCAGAAGCGTGGGACAGTGTGTTTCAGATGTGGATGTAAaagacattggtcccgtacctgtcgtactcctccacatctctgtaagttatatcaagagtccacgAAAGGCAAAGCTAAAGAAGTGAACCTCACTGAAAACTTTGAAGGGACATCGTACTTCGATGCCTCCGACTTcgcaaatgagctggactagattactcctgaagagagCCAAAATGTGTATAATAagtagggctgttcaatatggcaaaaccgaaccgtaccgaaccgaaccaaaccgaaatagataatatggtttagatttggtatataccatacaaaccgaatggatatgatttttaaaaaaccgtaggatttggatatggttcggtatataaccgataaaaccgaataaaccgaataaaaccgatcaaaaaatagaaacatgtaaatatgtatatattttataacaacatatgaaaatcataagttactttttttgctaataactattaccatttttttacagtaataaaatagtcctgatttgtaaaacacttgaactataattaaataacaattcatcgcaaacatgcttcttattttcttaatcttcttttgatttttttgctttaatttagcattgactaaattgaaataaagattataaatttgatgataacaattagtggaaattcttcacaattttttttatctataaacgaatagagtttcgtgtttaatagaagaaacatgactttgatgaacgctaaatatgaaagaatataataacttattttttgtgcttcgtgcttctgttttattttttgtttttttttttatttttattatcaaaattttgagctttgattttaattatagatttgattattttattagatgatagaaatattttttatttttgttattttatttaaacttataatattttttaataaaatgaatgtattgacaacaagactctaaaattcatataatatgatcccaaaataaagaattatgtttttttggtataaaactgaataaaccgaaaaccgatggtatataaaccgaaccgaaccgaagtaaatatggatttagaatggtagttatattttactaaccgaaaaaccgaaaccgaaaaaaccgaaccgaaaccgaaccgatatccggattgaacacccctaataataagactattggATAGTTTTCAGTATtgtcatgtataattattacatttcCTGTTTTAAACaagtaatgatgtttttaacgtCACCTTAATGTATACTTATTGTGTGTTTCCTTATATGAttattatatgaatgaattttatgtttttcttttattaatatttacgacaatttcagaaatggatcagaatGCTAATGAAGCAAAATTCAAGAAActgattcgtgaaatatgcataccagatagtggaacaacgcacattattctgagacaaaagataTATTTCTCcgatataaaaccgacaagaattatcgtcaatacaatatcaggtcctgcagacgtgattgaagaaactggtaaagcaaactttacgtTGCCGAATAGaacaaaattttctataaataatgctctatattctctgagttctaaaaggaatttgttgagttttaaagacatatatcttcacggatatgatactcagtctgcaactgaggatgaaaagaaatacatgtatgtaacttctgagaaatgtggcagaaaacacatactggaaaagtttccagaacttctTTCGGGgctacatcatacttatatcgatgagatcgaatcaaatcttgtagtaaaacggaacccagaagagttcacattaTGGCATGACCGCCTTGGCCATCCAgacactacaatgatgcgtaaaatcatagaaagttcacatggtcattcactgaaaatcatagaaagttcacatggtcattcactgaaaatccaggagatttctcaagggaataaaatgacatttgttgcatgttctctagaaaaattgatcgtaaggccatcgccaaccaaaatcgataaagaatcaccaaagttccttgaaagaattcaatgcgatatatgtggacctatacatccaccttgtggaccattccactattttatggtattaattgacgcatccagtagatggtcacacgtttgtctattatcatctcgaaatgtggcatttgcgagatttctaactcagataatcaaactgcgagcacagtttcctgattatattattaaaagagttagactagacaacgctggtgaattcacatcccaaacattcaatgactattgtatggtgaTGGGAATTGAAGTTTAACATTCGGTTGCttatgttcatacgcaaaatggtttggttgaatctttaattaagcgtttgcaattgattgcaagaccattgatcatgagatcaaaacttccaacctctgtatgaggacatgccattttgcatgcagaagcactcattcggatcagatcgagtgcataccataagtattccccactacagttagcgtttggtcgagaaccaaacatttcccactttagaatctttggttgtgcggtatatgtgcctgtagcatcACCACAACGtaaaagatgggaccacaaagaagattggaaatatatgttggttgtgattctccatcaattatacgatatctagaaccacagactggtgacgtttTTACGGCACGTTTCgccgattgtcattttgatgaaaaagtattcccagttctagggagagaaaacaaaaatgtagaaaatgaTATCAAATGAAGTGTACCTTCGTTactatatcttgatcctcctactaaagagtctgAACTATAAGTTCGACGAatcatgcatttacagagtatagctaatcagctacctgatgcatttgcggataccaagacggtaactaaatcccATATACCAGCCGTGAGTGCTCCTGCttgtatcaaaatatttaattagaaaGGAAAAGTAGACAATACACGGGAGTCTAAAACACGCTTGCAGCGTGGCAGACCTGCTAgttctaagaataaaaatcctagaaaacagAAGGTTGTCAAGATTGATGACACATCCAAAATAGAAGAAAGTATTTTGGAAGAAACAAATAATGAGGATGCTGAGAAAGTTGAGCATCATGAGTCAGAAAGTAATCATGAAATTTCTATCAACTACATCCATAATAAGAAGATAtgaaatagaaatgaacaagatgatcttgatgatgatttctcatatattgtgtcaagcgaaataaatgaagaaatcgatgatccagaaccaaaatctgtctatgaatgtcaaaagagacatgattgggaaaTATGGAAAGATGCAATACAAGCcaaacttgattcgcttaataaacgagaagtatttggatctattgtactcacacctgaagatgtgagactagttgggtacaaatgggttttcgttcgaaagcgaaattagaaaaatgaggttacgagatacaaagctcgtctagtggctcaaggtttttctcaaagacctggaatctATTATGAAGAAACatattctccagttatggatgcaatcacgtttagattcctgatgagtctagagctgataaaaatctagagatgcgtctcatggatgttatTACAGCctatctatatggatcattagatactgatatctacatgaaagttcctgatggatttaaaattccagaagcattaagttccaaacctaaagagttatgtgcaataaaattgcaaagatcactATATtggttaaagcaatctggacgtatgtggtataatcgtccagtgatcatttaacaaaagaaggatatgtgaatgatcctatatgcccatgtgttttcatcaagaaaacgatatccggatttgtaataatcgcggtatatgttgatgatcttaacattatcggaactcaaaaggaaatacaaaagacatcagactatctcaaatgagaatttgagatgaaagatcttggacagacacagtattgtcttggcctacaaatagaacattcacaaaatggtatatttgtgcatcaatccacatacactaaaagagtgttgaaacgatttaacatggataaatcaactcctcttagcactccgatggtcgttaggtcacttaatattgaaagtgatccatttcgaccacctgaggagaaagaagagatacttggtctgaaagtaccatatctaagtgcaattagagcactgatgtaccttgcaaattgtacacggcctgatatatcatttgctgtgaatcttttggcaagattcagctcatctccaactcgaagacattggaatgggattaaccatgtttttcgttacctccaagggaccattgatttaggcttgttttatcctaaaagttcaaaaggtcaaatggttggttttgcagatgcaggatatctttcagatccacacaaagcccgatcgcaaacatgATACGTTttcacgatcggaggcactgctatatcttggcgttctcagaaacaaacgctcgtggctacttcttcaaatcatgctgagatcattgcactccatgaagcaagtagagaatgtgtatggctaagatcaataagccgacacatctgttcaagcagcgggattgacgaaaatacagagccaactattctatatgaagataatgcagcatgtgttgctcaaacaaaggacatatatattaaaagcgatagaacaaagcatattcatccgaagttcttctcatacactcaagagctcgtgaaaaagaaagagattgaagtaagatatgtccaatcatgcgacaatgcaactgacctcttcacaaaatcacttccgacttcggtattcagaaaacatgttcgtaacattggaatgcgtcatcagaaggatctatgactgctcattcgagggggagcttacgtagttgtactctttttaccttactatggttttttcCATTGggtttttcttaaaaatgtttttaacgaggcaacatagaCGTTACGCAAGAAGCGATAGTGACACTGGTCTCCAAGGAGGAGTGTTATGAATATGTCAAAATTTTCGGCACCGAATTTGACTTGTTACGTAAATATAAATCATGTGGAGCCCATTGTCACTATGCATGTACAGTAACTTTACTTTTTcatttctatataaacgatcgtttcgATCGTTTGTAACACACCATCCATTCTTCTTCTAATAACACATTCTCTTTTGTTATTAGTGTTATCTTCTCCCTACGGatataaaattttgctttatttaaatttctgtgATACCATAAAATTCcggttctttttataacaattttcattttctttgtgacaaataaaataattgagcTTCTGTAGAAATGGTTGAAAGGGAAAGACTGATTCGCGTGACAGTAAAAGAAGTAAATCGGTAAACAAAAACTTGAAACTTAACTAAAAACTGGGGGTGCGATTACTCCGATGCCGTTAGATTACATGAAAAGAGCAtagaataagttttttttcttttacttccCAAAACAGAACAGGGCCACATCAAAGGACATAATGGTCAATTATACTCCTTTGATTCGTTCCACATCAGCTTCAAGAGTAACAACATCTCTCCAGCCAGAGAGTAGTTTGTAGGGTTAAAAAATGAATCAAAGAGGAAACGGAGAAAAGAGATTGAAAAGCCTTTAAGATCTGCCTCTGAAACCGTTCGTTCTGCTTCTCGATCACACAAAGCTTACACTTTTCATGTTCACCCTCGTTGGTTGATTTTCgtttatgtattttaaacatttttctgAACATTTTTGCTGTAATGGGTTGGTGTCTATCTTGTGCAGGTGAATAAGGGTTTGAGACTCAAACTTTGAGTAGAGAGCATGTCATCTCCGTTCTATTCTCCGATCGACATGCAACAAGGGATCAGTCATACTCCTCCTGGGTAAATCATCACTCTGTTAATCTCGTGCTTGTGTGTGGGAATCTTTGCTCTGTATCCTTGCAACAAGTAAATTACTTTTGTGTTATGTCGGAAAAAAATGAGACCACTGTCTTTCTCTTAGATTTGGATTGTAATGTGAGTCATTTAGAGAAGAACAATGTTGTCTTTTTAAAAGGGAACAAGCATGTGGTTTAGGGAGGCTGTGTTTGTTGACAAGGCAAAtgtagtttttgtttgtttttgattcatgtttttctttttttttaagttctatCACACTTCTCTTCAGCTTTTTAGTGCTAATTTGCATGTCAGGTTTGATAGCGAACCAGTCCCAATCAGTACTTACCGAGACACTGAACCTGTCCCACTCTCAACTTACCGAGAAAACGACAACTTCTGGGAAAAAGGTTTCAACAGGGAACAACAGACCATTGAAGAGCCAGAGCCCAAGGAGAATGGGAAGAGAAGTGTTGACAAGAGCTCCTTCACTCACGGCGAAACCGATCTCAACCAACTCCCAGCGATCCCACCCGCTTCAACTGGTCAAGGCCTGCCGTACGCCCCTGTTGACTGGCCGAGTTTCGGTGATGTCTGGACTTGGAGA
The window above is part of the Brassica napus cultivar Da-Ae chromosome C3, Da-Ae, whole genome shotgun sequence genome. Proteins encoded here:
- the LOC106389397 gene encoding serine/threonine-protein kinase WNK2-like isoform X2 yields the protein MNGEESFVEDCSEYVEIDPSGRYGRYDEVLGKGASKTVAFDEYEGIEVAWNQVKLRNFTRNPEELEKFFREIHLLKTLNHQNIMKFYTSWVDTNNLAINFVTELFTSGTLRQYRLRHRRVNIKAVKQWCKQILKGLLYLHSCSPPIIHRDLKCDNIFINGNQGEVKIGDLGLAAILRKSHAVRCVGTPEFMAPEVYDEEYNELVDVYAFGMCVLEMVTFDYPYSECTHPAQIYKKVTSGKKPEAFYLVKDPEVREFVEKCLATVTSRLTALELLQDPFLQDDVDEFYMRPTDYYNGYDEFLRQPLIDHPPLYHDESQICEIDLFAQDDEEESDHVDISIKGKRNGSDGIFLRLRISDAEGRVRNIYFPFETDTDTAWSVAAEMVSELDITNQDVAKIAETIDAEIAALVPDWKVNNNVRNSNNEAGEKSHHYHHQFECSDDRSCSSVHGRFEEISYQAEGQEQGSGDVVVVSGEGNNNRIHCADIWGLRDSRSDGGGEEESSLKPRRKVEGEWWPENEIRRELRWLKARHKRVRDHQTICEKPSSASPPLLYRAFSLPVDAVDI
- the LOC106389397 gene encoding serine/threonine-protein kinase WNK2-like isoform X1 produces the protein MNGEESFVEDCSEYVEIDPSGRYGRYDEVLGKGASKTVYRAFDEYEGIEVAWNQVKLRNFTRNPEELEKFFREIHLLKTLNHQNIMKFYTSWVDTNNLAINFVTELFTSGTLRQYRLRHRRVNIKAVKQWCKQILKGLLYLHSCSPPIIHRDLKCDNIFINGNQGEVKIGDLGLAAILRKSHAVRCVGTPEFMAPEVYDEEYNELVDVYAFGMCVLEMVTFDYPYSECTHPAQIYKKVTSGKKPEAFYLVKDPEVREFVEKCLATVTSRLTALELLQDPFLQDDVDEFYMRPTDYYNGYDEFLRQPLIDHPPLYHDESQICEIDLFAQDDEEESDHVDISIKGKRNGSDGIFLRLRISDAEGRVRNIYFPFETDTDTAWSVAAEMVSELDITNQDVAKIAETIDAEIAALVPDWKVNNNVRNSNNEAGEKSHHYHHQFECSDDRSCSSVHGRFEEISYQAEGQEQGSGDVVVVSGEGNNNRIHCADIWGLRDSRSDGGGEEESSLKPRRKVEGEWWPENEIRRELRWLKARHKRVRDHQTICEKPSSASPPLLYRAFSLPVDAVDI
- the LOC106389399 gene encoding probable prefoldin subunit 2, whose protein sequence is MASLREPPNEQAILNIYESMRSELSQIYSNITDLEMQVSEHSLVVNAIQPLDQSRKCFRMIGGVLVERTIKEVLPAVHRNKEGLEEVVRKLYETLEKKKKDMTEFEGKYKIRLRKQDESKDEGSNKKEGNAQGVLVGAASASQ